The Mercurialis annua linkage group LG2, ddMerAnnu1.2, whole genome shotgun sequence genome contains a region encoding:
- the LOC126668912 gene encoding kinesin-like protein KIN-14N isoform X1 translates to MESKKQNSTTNATSTSPIITTTPSSHRKCVLGDEVQCVDKWLKQLEVEKMIGTATYGRMRQAFSIVNGHDQELSTPTSAPPSNAGSEYGVIEFTREDVDALLSERMRCKSKYNYKERCDNMMDYIKRLRLCIRWFQELEGCYLFEQEKLQNALEYNESQCSEMESILKNKEEELNLIIVELRKSLASLEERVSKEESEKLTAADALAREKEARISFEKSQTSLSEELTKVKGELQSASQRITSVNDMYKLLQEYNSSLQLYNTKLQTDLDSAQENLKHGEKDRASIMENLSNLRGQHQSLQDQYTSCKESLDEVAKKKDALVHEVASLRIELHQARNDRDKHLSQVEELVTKVVNCEELAAKSNELEERCLSQSKQLSTVQEELEAAQIKLRVSDVSAFEIRTEFEAQKRLIIELQSRVEDADFKLVEGEKLRKKLHNTILELKGNIRVFCRVRPLLPDDSPFAEGKTISYPTTTEFLGRSIDLQQNGQKYSFTFDKVFAPNETQEDVFVEISQLVQSALDGYKVCIFAYGQTGSGKTYTMMGKPGNPEQKGLIPRSLEQIFETRQSLLSQGWKYEMQVSMLEIYNENIRDLLSTNRDPPRTENGSNAKQYAIKHDANGNTHVSDLTVVDVRSPKEVSYLLDQASKSRSVGKTQMNEQSSRSHFVFTLRISGTNESTDQQVQGILNLIDLAGSERLSKSGSTGDRLRETQAINKSLSSLSDVIFALAKKEDHVPFRNSKLTYLLQPCLGGDSKTLMFANISPDPSSMGESLCSLRFAARVNACEIGTPRRHTLMRSPDFRLSLG, encoded by the exons ATGGAATCAAAGAAGCAGAACTCTACTACTAATGCTACTTCTACCTCTCCCATTATTACAACTACCCCTTCTTCACAT aggaaatgtGTTCTTGGTGATGAGGTGCAGTGTGTAGATAAGTGGTTGAAACAGCTTGAGGTTGAAAAAATGATTGGAACTGCAACTTATGGAAGAATGAGGCAAGCATTTTCAATTGTAAATGGTCATGACCAAGAGCTTAGTACCCCTACTAGTGCTCCTCCTAGTAATGCCGGATCCGAATACGGCGTTATCGAGTTCACCAGAGAGGATGTTGATGCATTGTTGAGTGAGAGAATGAGGTGCAAAAGCAAGTATAATTACAAG GAGAGATGTGACAATATGATGGATTATATTAAAAGGCTAAGGCTTTGTATTAGATGGTTTCAAGAATTAGAAGGGTGTTATCTGTTTGAGCAAGAAAAGCTGCAAAATGCATTGGAATATAATGAGAGCCAATGTTCTGAAATGG AGTCGATATTGAAAAACAAGGAGGAAGAGTTGAATTTGATTATTGTGGAGTTGAGAAAGAGTCTTGCTTCTTTGGAAGAGAGAGTTTCGAAAGAAGAATCGGAGAAATTG ACTGCAGCAGATGCCTTAGCAAGAGAAAAAGAGGCCAGAATCAGTTTTGAGAAATCACAAACTTCCCTTTCAGAAGAGCTTACAAAAGTTAAAGGAGAGCTTCAAAGTGCCAGTCAAAGG ATTACATCAGTAAATGATATGTACAAGCTATTACAGGAGTATAATTCGAGCTTACAGTTATACAATACTAAACTTCAAACAGATCTTGATTCAGCTCAAGAAAATCTTAAGCATGGAGAGAAAGACAGAGCTTCTATTATGGAGAATCTGAGCAACTTAAGGGGTCAACACCAGTCATTGCAAGATCAATATACTTCATGCAAA GAATCTCTAGATGAAGTTGCAAAGAAAAAGGATGCTTTGGTGCATGAAGTTGCATCTCTAAGGATAGAGTTGCACCAGGCCAGAAATGATCGTGATAAGCACCTGTCGCAAGTGGAAGAACTAGTGACTAAAGTTGTTAATTGTGAAGAACTCGCAGCGAAATCAAATGAATTGGAG GAGAGATGCTTATCTCAGAGTAAGCAGTTAAGCACAGTGCAGGAGGAGCTAGAGGCTGCACAGATTAAATTAAGG GTATCCGACGTATCCGCATTTGAGATAAGAACTGAGTTTGAAGCACAAAAGAGGCTTATAATTGAGTTACAAAGTCGCGTAGAAGATGCAGACTTTAAACTGGTTGAAGGAGAGAAGCTCCGAAAAAAGTTACATAATACTATATTG GAACTGAAAGGCAACATCCGTGTGTTTTGTCGAGTGCGGCCTCTGTTGCCTGATGATAGTCCTTTTGCTGAAGGCAAGACCATATCTTACCCCACAACAACAGAATTTCTGGGAAGAAGCATTGATTTGCAGCAGAATG GGCAAAAATATTCTTTCACTTTCGATAAAGTTTTTGCGCCTAATGAAACTCAAGAGGATGTTTTCGTGGAAATTTCGCAGCTTGTTCAAAGTGCTCTTGATGGGTATAAG GTTTGCATTTTTGCCTATGGCCAAACAGGCTCTGGTAAAACTTACACAATGATGGGCAAACCCGGGAACCCGGAGCAGAAGGGGTTGATTCCCCGATCATTAGAACAAATATTCGAGACTAGACAGTCTCTTCTTTCACAAGGATGGAAATATGAAATGCAG GTGTCAATGCTAGAAATATACAACGAAAATATCCGAGATCTATTGTCAACAAATCGAGATCCACCACGAACAGAGAATGGTTCTAATGCAAAGCAATATGCAATCAAACATGATGCCAATGGGAATACACATGTCTCCGATCTGACCGTTGTCGATGTTCGCAGTCCTAAGGAAGTCTCGTATCTTTTAGATCAAGCTTCTAAGAGCAG GTCTGTTGGCAAGACACAGATGAATGAACAATCATCTAGAAGTCACTTTGTTTTCACACTACGAATAAGCGGAACCAATGAG AGCACTGACCAACAAGTACAAGGTATCTTGAATCTTATTGATCTTGCCGGGAGTGAACGTCTTTCGAAGAGTGGATCAACTGGGGATAGATTAAGGGAAACtcaa GCAATCAATAAAAGTTTGTCATCTTTGAGTGATGTTATTTTTGCGTTGGCTAAGAAGGAGGATCATGTACCATTTAGAAACTCAAAGCTCACATATCTTCTTCAG CCGTGTTTGGGCGGAGACTCAAAGACACTGATGTTTGCGAACATCTCTCCGGATCCCTCGTCAATGGGCGAATCACTATGCTCGCTCCGCTTTGCCGCAAGAGTCAATGCTTGTGAGATAGGAACTC
- the LOC126668912 gene encoding kinesin-like protein KIN-14N isoform X2, producing the protein MESKKQNSTTNATSTSPIITTTPSSHCVDKWLKQLEVEKMIGTATYGRMRQAFSIVNGHDQELSTPTSAPPSNAGSEYGVIEFTREDVDALLSERMRCKSKYNYKERCDNMMDYIKRLRLCIRWFQELEGCYLFEQEKLQNALEYNESQCSEMESILKNKEEELNLIIVELRKSLASLEERVSKEESEKLTAADALAREKEARISFEKSQTSLSEELTKVKGELQSASQRITSVNDMYKLLQEYNSSLQLYNTKLQTDLDSAQENLKHGEKDRASIMENLSNLRGQHQSLQDQYTSCKESLDEVAKKKDALVHEVASLRIELHQARNDRDKHLSQVEELVTKVVNCEELAAKSNELEERCLSQSKQLSTVQEELEAAQIKLRVSDVSAFEIRTEFEAQKRLIIELQSRVEDADFKLVEGEKLRKKLHNTILELKGNIRVFCRVRPLLPDDSPFAEGKTISYPTTTEFLGRSIDLQQNGQKYSFTFDKVFAPNETQEDVFVEISQLVQSALDGYKVCIFAYGQTGSGKTYTMMGKPGNPEQKGLIPRSLEQIFETRQSLLSQGWKYEMQVSMLEIYNENIRDLLSTNRDPPRTENGSNAKQYAIKHDANGNTHVSDLTVVDVRSPKEVSYLLDQASKSRSVGKTQMNEQSSRSHFVFTLRISGTNESTDQQVQGILNLIDLAGSERLSKSGSTGDRLRETQAINKSLSSLSDVIFALAKKEDHVPFRNSKLTYLLQPCLGGDSKTLMFANISPDPSSMGESLCSLRFAARVNACEIGTPRRHTLMRSPDFRLSLG; encoded by the exons ATGGAATCAAAGAAGCAGAACTCTACTACTAATGCTACTTCTACCTCTCCCATTATTACAACTACCCCTTCTTCACAT TGTGTAGATAAGTGGTTGAAACAGCTTGAGGTTGAAAAAATGATTGGAACTGCAACTTATGGAAGAATGAGGCAAGCATTTTCAATTGTAAATGGTCATGACCAAGAGCTTAGTACCCCTACTAGTGCTCCTCCTAGTAATGCCGGATCCGAATACGGCGTTATCGAGTTCACCAGAGAGGATGTTGATGCATTGTTGAGTGAGAGAATGAGGTGCAAAAGCAAGTATAATTACAAG GAGAGATGTGACAATATGATGGATTATATTAAAAGGCTAAGGCTTTGTATTAGATGGTTTCAAGAATTAGAAGGGTGTTATCTGTTTGAGCAAGAAAAGCTGCAAAATGCATTGGAATATAATGAGAGCCAATGTTCTGAAATGG AGTCGATATTGAAAAACAAGGAGGAAGAGTTGAATTTGATTATTGTGGAGTTGAGAAAGAGTCTTGCTTCTTTGGAAGAGAGAGTTTCGAAAGAAGAATCGGAGAAATTG ACTGCAGCAGATGCCTTAGCAAGAGAAAAAGAGGCCAGAATCAGTTTTGAGAAATCACAAACTTCCCTTTCAGAAGAGCTTACAAAAGTTAAAGGAGAGCTTCAAAGTGCCAGTCAAAGG ATTACATCAGTAAATGATATGTACAAGCTATTACAGGAGTATAATTCGAGCTTACAGTTATACAATACTAAACTTCAAACAGATCTTGATTCAGCTCAAGAAAATCTTAAGCATGGAGAGAAAGACAGAGCTTCTATTATGGAGAATCTGAGCAACTTAAGGGGTCAACACCAGTCATTGCAAGATCAATATACTTCATGCAAA GAATCTCTAGATGAAGTTGCAAAGAAAAAGGATGCTTTGGTGCATGAAGTTGCATCTCTAAGGATAGAGTTGCACCAGGCCAGAAATGATCGTGATAAGCACCTGTCGCAAGTGGAAGAACTAGTGACTAAAGTTGTTAATTGTGAAGAACTCGCAGCGAAATCAAATGAATTGGAG GAGAGATGCTTATCTCAGAGTAAGCAGTTAAGCACAGTGCAGGAGGAGCTAGAGGCTGCACAGATTAAATTAAGG GTATCCGACGTATCCGCATTTGAGATAAGAACTGAGTTTGAAGCACAAAAGAGGCTTATAATTGAGTTACAAAGTCGCGTAGAAGATGCAGACTTTAAACTGGTTGAAGGAGAGAAGCTCCGAAAAAAGTTACATAATACTATATTG GAACTGAAAGGCAACATCCGTGTGTTTTGTCGAGTGCGGCCTCTGTTGCCTGATGATAGTCCTTTTGCTGAAGGCAAGACCATATCTTACCCCACAACAACAGAATTTCTGGGAAGAAGCATTGATTTGCAGCAGAATG GGCAAAAATATTCTTTCACTTTCGATAAAGTTTTTGCGCCTAATGAAACTCAAGAGGATGTTTTCGTGGAAATTTCGCAGCTTGTTCAAAGTGCTCTTGATGGGTATAAG GTTTGCATTTTTGCCTATGGCCAAACAGGCTCTGGTAAAACTTACACAATGATGGGCAAACCCGGGAACCCGGAGCAGAAGGGGTTGATTCCCCGATCATTAGAACAAATATTCGAGACTAGACAGTCTCTTCTTTCACAAGGATGGAAATATGAAATGCAG GTGTCAATGCTAGAAATATACAACGAAAATATCCGAGATCTATTGTCAACAAATCGAGATCCACCACGAACAGAGAATGGTTCTAATGCAAAGCAATATGCAATCAAACATGATGCCAATGGGAATACACATGTCTCCGATCTGACCGTTGTCGATGTTCGCAGTCCTAAGGAAGTCTCGTATCTTTTAGATCAAGCTTCTAAGAGCAG GTCTGTTGGCAAGACACAGATGAATGAACAATCATCTAGAAGTCACTTTGTTTTCACACTACGAATAAGCGGAACCAATGAG AGCACTGACCAACAAGTACAAGGTATCTTGAATCTTATTGATCTTGCCGGGAGTGAACGTCTTTCGAAGAGTGGATCAACTGGGGATAGATTAAGGGAAACtcaa GCAATCAATAAAAGTTTGTCATCTTTGAGTGATGTTATTTTTGCGTTGGCTAAGAAGGAGGATCATGTACCATTTAGAAACTCAAAGCTCACATATCTTCTTCAG CCGTGTTTGGGCGGAGACTCAAAGACACTGATGTTTGCGAACATCTCTCCGGATCCCTCGTCAATGGGCGAATCACTATGCTCGCTCCGCTTTGCCGCAAGAGTCAATGCTTGTGAGATAGGAACTC